Proteins from a genomic interval of Candidatus Rubidus massiliensis:
- the yfgC_1 gene encoding TPR repeat-containing protein YfgC precursor, producing MKLIRNIVFILCTVLIATSYAENYPQEAHLSQKQAEGGELKTFPEVSRYVNEVGQRLAKVSHTSHLPYEFVVINCSEPNAWAFPDGKIGITRGFFNMLHNEAELAAILAHEIGHQVGYEREKQFEKKTAYRLSNPKGFKFVDYVNDVIETKKMREAEFEADRCAIEYLSKAGYDVKAANEVQSRFKKFEQNSSHMPDLTNTHPKVDERLAANLQTMKRFPSRKNATYGKQNYDKIIGPLKKVNPVYDTYEQGEIALQNGDYQNAKQIALQALKQIPNESRFYGLLGKAHIELGNPQEGLKALDKALSLDHEYFEHHLMKGIAMKNLGYYDQAQLALEKSQNLYPTPVGDFHLGEIALKKAHYEAAKRFFRMASTSDSTIGEKAKKALIYVEKNFS from the coding sequence ATGAAGTTAATAAGAAATATTGTTTTTATATTGTGCACAGTTCTAATCGCAACAAGCTATGCGGAAAACTATCCACAAGAAGCGCATCTTTCCCAAAAACAAGCGGAAGGTGGTGAACTAAAGACTTTTCCAGAAGTCTCAAGATATGTAAATGAAGTTGGTCAACGTTTAGCAAAGGTTAGTCATACATCTCATTTACCTTATGAGTTTGTAGTTATTAATTGTTCCGAACCGAACGCCTGGGCTTTCCCAGATGGAAAAATCGGGATTACACGTGGCTTTTTTAACATGCTTCATAATGAAGCTGAGCTCGCTGCTATATTAGCCCATGAAATTGGACACCAAGTCGGGTATGAGCGAGAGAAACAATTTGAAAAGAAGACAGCCTATCGATTAAGTAATCCAAAAGGATTTAAATTTGTAGACTATGTAAATGATGTTATTGAAACAAAAAAAATGAGAGAAGCTGAATTTGAAGCCGATCGATGCGCTATTGAGTACTTATCAAAAGCTGGATATGATGTGAAGGCCGCCAATGAAGTCCAAAGCCGCTTTAAAAAATTTGAGCAAAATAGCTCCCATATGCCAGATTTAACCAATACCCATCCTAAAGTAGATGAAAGATTAGCTGCTAATCTTCAGACTATGAAACGATTCCCCTCTCGTAAGAACGCGACTTACGGCAAACAAAATTATGATAAAATCATTGGGCCTTTGAAAAAAGTGAATCCTGTATACGATACTTATGAACAAGGGGAAATAGCCCTCCAAAACGGTGATTATCAAAATGCAAAGCAGATCGCTCTGCAAGCTTTAAAACAAATACCGAATGAAAGTCGTTTTTATGGCTTACTAGGTAAAGCTCACATTGAACTTGGAAATCCTCAAGAAGGTTTGAAAGCATTAGATAAAGCCTTGAGCTTAGATCATGAATACTTTGAACATCACTTGATGAAAGGGATCGCTATGAAAAATCTGGGCTATTATGATCAAGCACAGCTAGCTTTAGAAAAGAGCCAAAATTTATACCCTACGCCAGTTGGTGATTTTCATTTAGGTGAAATCGCTTTAAAAAAAGCCCACTACGAAGCTGCCAAACGGTTCTTTCGCATGGCAAGTACCTCAGATTCAACAATTGGGGAAAAGGCTAAAAAAGCCTTAATCTACGTCGAAAAGAATTTTTCATAA